Proteins encoded by one window of Cylindrospermum stagnale PCC 7417:
- the pgl gene encoding 6-phosphogluconolactonase, giving the protein MNKTVEILSDQPALVARALELILSRLKTAIEQRGKFTIALAGGSTPKPLYEAIANQNLPWDKIHVFWGDERYVPPDHPDSNELMARRAWLDRVAMPAANIHAIPTLEGNPEQSAVKYEQHLQEFFNSAPGKFPAMDVVLLGIGDDAHTASLFPHTAALKVSDRLITVGNKDAHPRITFTYPFINAARSVIFLVAGANKRPALAQIFAPVADDLTYPSRLIQPQGELWWLLDAAAGLELKP; this is encoded by the coding sequence ATGAACAAAACGGTTGAAATTTTATCAGATCAGCCAGCGCTGGTAGCGCGAGCACTGGAGTTGATCTTGTCCAGGTTGAAAACTGCTATCGAGCAGCGGGGAAAATTTACTATTGCTTTAGCCGGTGGCAGCACACCTAAGCCATTGTACGAAGCGATTGCTAATCAAAATTTGCCTTGGGATAAAATTCATGTATTCTGGGGTGATGAACGCTACGTACCACCAGATCATCCCGATAGTAATGAACTAATGGCGCGTCGTGCTTGGCTAGATCGTGTAGCTATGCCAGCGGCTAATATTCACGCTATACCAACTTTAGAAGGAAATCCAGAGCAGTCGGCTGTTAAATATGAACAGCATCTGCAAGAATTTTTTAATTCTGCACCTGGAAAGTTTCCCGCAATGGATGTGGTATTGCTGGGAATAGGTGATGATGCACACACCGCATCTTTGTTTCCTCACACCGCAGCGCTCAAAGTAAGCGATCGCTTAATTACTGTGGGTAACAAAGACGCTCACCCCCGGATAACCTTCACATACCCATTTATCAATGCTGCTCGGAGTGTAATTTTCCTCGTCGCTGGTGCGAATAAACGACCAGCACTAGCGCAAATATTCGCACCCGTAGCGGATGACTTGACATATCCATCCCGGTTAATTCAACCCCAAGGAGAACTTTGGTGGTTGCTAGACGCAGCAGCAGGTTTGGAACTCAAACCTTAA
- a CDS encoding MlaE family ABC transporter permease: protein MALKLQPKRKIEQLWIARCFAAVLLFGQICLHFLQGKTYYRKILEHMVSAGPGSMSPVLMVSGFAGMIFTIQTARELVRFGAVNSVGGAFALAFCRELAPILTASIIAGQVGSAFAAEIGAMQVTEQIDALYMLKTDPIDYLVLPRVIACCLMMPLMMIFALVTGITGGAFAASQFYRVEPETFLESVRDFLEPSDLWIILLKGLIFGTIVAVNGCSWGLTTQGGAKEVGESATTAVVTTWVSIFIMDFVLSLLMFEHPTL from the coding sequence ATGGCGCTAAAATTGCAACCAAAAAGAAAAATAGAGCAATTGTGGATTGCACGTTGTTTTGCCGCAGTACTGCTCTTCGGTCAAATTTGCCTACATTTTCTGCAAGGAAAGACTTATTACCGGAAAATTCTGGAACACATGGTAAGTGCCGGGCCTGGTTCTATGTCTCCCGTGCTGATGGTGAGTGGTTTTGCTGGGATGATTTTTACCATTCAAACGGCCAGAGAATTAGTGCGATTTGGTGCTGTTAATTCTGTGGGAGGTGCGTTTGCTTTAGCCTTTTGCAGAGAATTAGCACCAATTTTAACTGCTAGTATTATTGCTGGACAAGTCGGCTCGGCTTTTGCCGCCGAAATAGGTGCTATGCAAGTCACAGAGCAAATTGATGCACTTTATATGCTCAAAACCGATCCGATTGATTATCTCGTTTTGCCGAGAGTCATTGCTTGCTGTTTGATGATGCCCTTGATGATGATTTTTGCTTTAGTTACGGGCATCACTGGGGGAGCTTTTGCCGCGTCACAATTTTACCGAGTTGAGCCAGAGACCTTTTTAGAGTCAGTTAGAGATTTTTTAGAACCCTCAGATTTGTGGATTATTCTCCTCAAAGGCTTGATTTTTGGAACTATAGTCGCTGTCAATGGCTGTAGTTGGGGGCTAACTACTCAGGGAGGAGCCAAGGAAGTAGGAGAATCAGCCACAACAGCAGTTGTGACTACTTGGGTGTCAATTTTTATCATGGATTTTGTGCTTTCTTTGCTGATGTTTGAGCACCCCACACTTTAA
- a CDS encoding M50 family metallopeptidase has protein sequence MREPGKEFQPLLTKEAPPEVERMGLTWLIAAAIATTILWQLPTGNYILYPFTILATWFHEMGHGLMALMLGGNFQKLEIFGNGSGVATYAIRTSLGPIGPGLVAAAGPMGPPIAGAFLLLASRSFTAASLSLKILGGFLLLSTLIWVRSSFGFVAIPLLGLIILLIALRTPRWLQGFAVQFLGVQACVSTYHQLDYLFSYSAGPLGLSDTAQMQRYLLLPYWFWGGLMAIASLIILVQSLRVAYRSQ, from the coding sequence ATGAGGGAACCAGGAAAAGAGTTTCAGCCCTTGCTAACCAAAGAAGCCCCGCCAGAAGTTGAACGTATGGGGCTAACTTGGCTAATAGCAGCTGCGATCGCCACGACTATCTTGTGGCAATTACCAACAGGCAATTACATTTTATACCCATTCACGATCCTAGCAACTTGGTTCCATGAAATGGGTCACGGCTTGATGGCTCTGATGTTGGGAGGAAACTTTCAGAAATTAGAGATTTTTGGCAATGGTTCAGGTGTAGCAACTTATGCCATCCGCACATCATTGGGGCCAATTGGCCCGGGGTTAGTTGCCGCAGCTGGGCCGATGGGCCCCCCAATTGCCGGTGCATTTTTGCTGTTAGCTTCCCGCAGTTTTACAGCAGCCTCCCTGAGTTTGAAAATTTTAGGGGGTTTTTTGCTGCTGTCAACATTAATTTGGGTGCGTTCTTCGTTTGGATTTGTGGCAATTCCCTTGCTGGGTTTAATTATCCTCTTAATTGCTTTGAGAACTCCCCGTTGGCTACAGGGGTTTGCCGTTCAATTTCTCGGTGTGCAAGCTTGTGTGAGTACTTACCATCAACTCGATTATCTATTTAGCTACAGTGCAGGCCCCCTGGGACTCTCGGATACGGCGCAAATGCAGCGATATTTGCTGTTACCTTACTGGTTTTGGGGTGGGTTAATGGCGATCGCATCCCTAATAATTCTAGTCCAAAGTCTCCGCGTCGCTTATCGTTCTCAGTAA
- a CDS encoding FHA domain-containing protein, with protein MIVCPNCNHPNPDGAVQCEACYTPLPATTNCPSCGATVQADAAFCGQCGYNLHSNVVAPTIAPDIAVEVPALVSPDPILELLKPDPLGLAAPAAPAVTSTLPPTVMAVAPAPVPIAAPDQQTIAIAPVATGQEIPTPPAPAPAPALEPIAAAEPAPEPIAAPAPEPIVAAEPAPEPIAAPAPEVPAVNAARTQLQQVTARLFHVQSDREIELPQNLSVIHIGKPNDRIPPDIDVSGFPNSEIVSRIHADIRVEGDAHYIEDVGSSNGTYINNLPLLPGNRHRLRPGDRISLGKGDMVTFLFQLS; from the coding sequence ATGATCGTCTGTCCTAATTGCAATCATCCCAACCCAGACGGCGCTGTCCAGTGTGAAGCTTGCTACACGCCGTTACCAGCGACTACTAACTGTCCCAGTTGTGGGGCAACTGTGCAGGCAGATGCTGCTTTCTGTGGTCAGTGTGGCTATAACCTGCACTCAAATGTCGTCGCTCCCACCATCGCTCCCGACATCGCCGTAGAAGTACCGGCATTAGTTTCCCCTGACCCAATTTTAGAACTTTTAAAACCAGATCCCTTGGGACTGGCCGCGCCTGCTGCCCCTGCCGTTACTTCAACCTTACCACCGACAGTAATGGCAGTTGCGCCAGCGCCAGTACCAATAGCAGCCCCAGATCAGCAAACCATCGCTATTGCACCCGTAGCCACAGGCCAGGAAATTCCGACTCCACCAGCACCAGCACCAGCACCAGCACTGGAACCAATAGCAGCTGCTGAACCAGCACCGGAACCAATAGCAGCGCCAGCACCGGAACCAATAGTAGCGGCTGAACCAGCACCGGAGCCAATAGCAGCACCAGCACCGGAAGTACCCGCAGTAAATGCCGCTAGAACGCAATTGCAGCAGGTGACGGCGCGGTTATTCCACGTCCAAAGCGACCGAGAAATTGAATTACCGCAAAATCTTTCTGTAATTCATATCGGCAAGCCCAATGACCGGATTCCCCCTGATATAGATGTTTCAGGATTTCCCAATTCGGAAATTGTCTCGCGGATTCATGCAGATATTCGCGTTGAGGGAGATGCTCATTATATAGAAGATGTGGGTAGTTCCAACGGCACTTATATTAATAATTTGCCGCTATTACCGGGAAACAGACACCGCTTGCGTCCAGGCGATCGCATCAGTCTAGGTAAAGGAGATATGGTGACATTCCTTTTTCAACTCTCTTAG
- a CDS encoding adenylate kinase family protein, whose protein sequence is MKLVILGGSGSGKSSQAQRLCRYFDISLISTGETLRQAMSNEDLLDGHSELSDLGRYTQPYVEAGELVPDEMMIELIRVHLKKFDVNSSWVLEGYPRTAFQAEELDFLLDDLGQKLDWAIYLQVPEAVMVSRSLGRSLPDDQPEIVQRRVELFYDRTIPILEYYDRRRRLLTINGDQSPELVQQNILTLLSIP, encoded by the coding sequence GTGAAATTAGTGATTTTGGGAGGTTCAGGATCGGGTAAAAGCAGTCAAGCACAAAGGCTTTGCAGATACTTTGATATTTCTCTGATTTCCACAGGCGAGACTTTACGGCAGGCGATGTCTAACGAAGATTTGCTAGACGGACACAGCGAATTGAGTGATTTAGGTCGCTACACCCAGCCTTATGTAGAAGCGGGGGAATTAGTCCCAGACGAAATGATGATTGAATTGATCAGAGTTCACCTCAAAAAGTTCGATGTCAACTCTAGCTGGGTGTTAGAGGGCTATCCCCGGACTGCATTCCAAGCCGAGGAGTTAGATTTTTTGTTAGACGATTTAGGGCAAAAGCTAGATTGGGCAATTTATCTCCAAGTTCCAGAAGCAGTAATGGTTAGCCGTTCTTTGGGGCGATCGCTTCCAGATGACCAACCGGAAATCGTCCAGCGCCGTGTAGAACTATTTTACGATCGCACAATTCCCATCTTAGAATATTACGACCGTCGTCGCCGCCTATTGACAATCAACGGCGATCAGTCGCCAGAACTTGTACAGCAAAACATTCTCACTCTGCTCTCCATCCCTTAG
- the dcd gene encoding dCTP deaminase, which translates to MIKNDIWIAEMAQKGMISPFEPSLIRRLAELPIISFGLSSFGYDIRLSPNDFRIFKHIPGTVVDPKNFNPENLEQTKLHTDENGSYFILPAHSYGLGVALERLEIPNNITVICIGKSSYARCGIIANVTPAEAAWRGYLTLELSNASSADCRIYANEGIVQLMFLEGAPCAVNYEARQGKYQDQLGVVTLAKV; encoded by the coding sequence GTGATTAAAAACGATATTTGGATTGCTGAAATGGCTCAAAAGGGTATGATTTCGCCTTTTGAGCCAAGTTTAATACGCCGTCTTGCAGAATTACCTATAATTTCATTTGGTCTTAGCAGCTTTGGCTATGACATCAGACTATCACCCAACGATTTCCGTATTTTTAAGCATATTCCAGGCACAGTAGTTGATCCCAAGAATTTTAATCCTGAAAACTTGGAGCAAACAAAACTCCATACAGATGAAAATGGTAGTTACTTCATCCTTCCAGCACATTCCTATGGACTTGGGGTTGCTCTTGAAAGGCTAGAAATACCAAATAATATTACAGTAATTTGCATAGGTAAAAGCTCCTACGCAAGGTGTGGTATAATTGCAAACGTAACTCCTGCGGAGGCAGCTTGGCGCGGTTACTTAACCTTAGAGTTATCCAACGCTTCTAGTGCCGACTGTCGCATTTACGCCAACGAAGGCATAGTACAGTTGATGTTTTTAGAAGGAGCGCCCTGTGCAGTGAATTACGAAGCACGTCAGGGTAAATATCAAGATCAGTTAGGAGTTGTAACTCTAGCTAAAGTTTAA
- a CDS encoding SIR2 family protein — protein sequence MNSKNSAQAFYEVVTKSADRGRDILTNITFFVGAGFSKSWDINSPTGNELFTFPKKFIENSPSEIKDLLTQPGYPSIQDTSPEKFKELVYQLNMQLKYPGIRTRYMDENSINIALDELKALTQKRFEEITSINYFDDQTGCFPLPTQLTEAQENILKFFKWLRIQQKECSGFSTGVHVDFISTNYDYVIETILDNIINSTGVLRNSYRGITPNMICGIKNKNVIHDHWAIDNILKINGGFEILNTQNNYHLDYRQRSFEEIKLKPPELMMPSKEQNYTNHYFSSVFPKAVRLLHESRVLVIVGYSLSEEDALLSFLIRQFAEDLRDVHGKYIFYIDYSNEDYLVQKLRNCFKYINFIDVDNVFAYSGGFTDWIEQVLAYNKDGLNN from the coding sequence ATGAACTCGAAAAATTCTGCCCAAGCTTTTTATGAAGTTGTTACCAAATCTGCTGATAGAGGTAGAGATATACTGACAAATATTACATTTTTTGTCGGGGCAGGCTTCTCAAAAAGTTGGGATATAAACTCTCCCACGGGTAATGAGCTTTTTACTTTTCCGAAAAAATTTATTGAAAATTCCCCATCAGAAATTAAAGATTTATTGACACAGCCAGGTTACCCAAGTATTCAAGATACGTCTCCTGAGAAGTTTAAGGAGTTAGTTTATCAATTAAATATGCAGCTTAAGTATCCTGGCATTAGAACACGTTATATGGATGAAAATAGTATTAATATTGCACTTGATGAACTTAAAGCACTGACACAGAAAAGATTTGAAGAAATTACATCAATTAATTATTTTGATGACCAAACAGGTTGTTTCCCCTTACCGACACAACTAACTGAAGCTCAAGAGAATATCCTAAAATTCTTTAAATGGTTAAGAATCCAACAAAAAGAATGTTCTGGTTTTTCTACTGGGGTTCATGTTGATTTTATATCAACTAACTACGATTATGTGATCGAGACCATTTTAGATAATATTATCAATTCAACAGGTGTCCTAAGAAATAGCTATCGGGGCATAACTCCTAATATGATTTGTGGTATTAAAAATAAAAATGTTATTCACGATCATTGGGCAATTGATAATATTCTCAAGATAAATGGCGGTTTTGAAATTCTAAATACTCAAAACAATTATCATTTAGATTACCGCCAACGTTCATTTGAGGAGATTAAGCTGAAGCCACCAGAACTGATGATGCCATCAAAGGAGCAGAATTACACTAATCATTATTTTTCATCGGTGTTTCCCAAAGCAGTTCGCCTGCTTCACGAAAGTCGTGTTTTAGTTATTGTTGGGTATAGCCTTTCTGAAGAAGATGCTTTATTGAGCTTTCTCATCAGACAATTTGCCGAAGATTTACGAGATGTCCACGGCAAGTATATTTTTTATATAGATTACTCAAATGAAGATTATTTGGTTCAAAAGTTGCGGAATTGTTTTAAGTATATAAATTTTATAGATGTTGATAATGTATTTGCTTATTCAGGGGGGTTTACAGACTGGATTGAGCAGGTGCTTGCATATAACAAGGACGGCTTAAACAATTAA
- a CDS encoding response regulator transcription factor: MRILVVEDDTQLAEVLTEALSRRQYVVDVAKNGELAWNSAESMKYDLVVLDVTLPKLDGIKFCQRLRSTSASNSAYRNAGAPVLMLTARDTVADKIAGLDAGADDYVAKPFDLEELMARIRALLRRGSSATTVSLSWGKLHLNPSTYEVIYDSYPLSLTPKEYTILELLVANGRRVLSRSSIIEQVWSVDDSPVEETVRSHIRCLRQKLRALGAPEDFIETVHGLGYRLK, encoded by the coding sequence ATGCGAATTTTAGTAGTTGAAGATGATACTCAATTGGCGGAGGTACTAACAGAAGCTTTAAGCAGACGTCAGTATGTAGTAGATGTTGCCAAAAATGGAGAATTAGCTTGGAATTCAGCAGAATCAATGAAGTATGACTTAGTGGTGTTAGATGTAACGCTGCCAAAACTAGATGGGATCAAGTTTTGTCAACGCTTACGTAGCACTAGCGCCAGTAATTCAGCATATCGGAACGCTGGCGCACCTGTGCTGATGTTAACAGCCCGTGATACCGTAGCCGATAAGATTGCTGGGTTAGATGCAGGAGCAGATGATTATGTAGCAAAGCCATTTGACTTAGAAGAATTAATGGCTCGGATACGTGCTTTACTCAGACGCGGTAGTTCTGCAACTACAGTGAGTTTGTCTTGGGGAAAACTGCACTTGAATCCAAGTACTTACGAGGTTATTTACGATAGTTATCCTCTGTCATTAACCCCAAAAGAATATACTATTTTGGAATTGCTGGTTGCCAATGGCAGAAGAGTATTGAGCCGTTCTAGCATTATTGAGCAGGTTTGGTCAGTAGACGACTCTCCGGTAGAAGAAACCGTGAGGTCTCACATTAGATGTCTTCGACAAAAGCTGAGAGCTTTAGGTGCACCGGAAGATTTTATTGAAACAGTTCATGGACTGGGCTATCGCCTCAAATAG
- a CDS encoding P-loop NTPase family protein, whose amino-acid sequence MVAQLETPSVNSTLSLPYPVEGLVQVFTSSHRNFFTSVMAQSLRIAGQGTPVLVVQFLKGGIHQGQDRPMQLGQHLDWIRCDLPRCIDTPQLDDSENQALQQLWQHTQKLVCEGKYSLVVLDELSLAINFGLIPESEVLEFLAKRPPNVDIILTGPEMPKSLLDAADQITEIRRSHRP is encoded by the coding sequence ATGGTTGCCCAGCTAGAAACCCCAAGTGTAAATTCGACTCTCAGCTTACCATATCCCGTCGAAGGACTAGTGCAAGTTTTCACTAGCTCCCATCGTAACTTTTTCACCAGTGTCATGGCTCAATCACTGAGAATTGCCGGTCAAGGTACGCCAGTCTTAGTTGTGCAATTCCTCAAAGGTGGCATTCACCAAGGACAAGATCGACCGATGCAACTAGGACAACATTTAGATTGGATTCGTTGTGATTTGCCGCGCTGTATTGATACACCACAGTTAGACGATTCTGAAAACCAAGCCCTACAACAACTGTGGCAGCATACACAAAAGCTAGTATGTGAAGGTAAGTATTCTCTCGTGGTCTTAGATGAGTTAAGTTTGGCAATTAACTTCGGCTTAATTCCCGAATCAGAGGTTTTAGAGTTTCTCGCAAAACGTCCCCCCAACGTCGATATCATTCTCACCGGTCCAGAAATGCCAAAATCTCTCCTAGATGCAGCAGACCAAATCACCGAAATCCGTCGCAGTCATCGTCCCTAA
- the rph gene encoding ribonuclease PH, whose translation MVWQRPDGRQSYELRPISFYPGFTHYAAGSVLAKCGDTQVLCTATVAEGVPKFLAGTGKGWLTAEYRMLPSATQQRQERELLKLSGRTQEIQRLIGRSLRAALDFEALGERTLTVDADVLQADAGTRTTAITGGFVALCHAISQLLQQGVIKRSPLRGQIAAVSVGLLQGEPFLDLNYIEDVTASVDFNVVMNQHLEIIEVQGTAESGSFSRSQLNQLLDFSEKGIQQLLIAQREAVPGWETLFVGN comes from the coding sequence ATGGTTTGGCAGCGCCCAGACGGTAGGCAATCCTACGAACTGCGTCCGATTAGCTTTTACCCCGGTTTCACCCACTATGCAGCCGGTTCCGTTCTCGCCAAATGCGGTGATACTCAGGTACTTTGTACCGCCACCGTAGCTGAGGGAGTACCCAAGTTTTTAGCAGGAACCGGCAAAGGTTGGTTAACTGCTGAGTACCGAATGTTGCCATCTGCCACACAACAACGGCAAGAAAGAGAATTATTGAAATTATCGGGGCGGACGCAAGAAATTCAACGTTTAATTGGCCGCAGCCTGCGAGCAGCATTAGATTTTGAGGCGTTGGGAGAACGGACGCTGACTGTAGATGCTGATGTGTTGCAGGCGGATGCTGGCACGCGCACAACGGCGATTACAGGCGGATTTGTCGCCTTGTGCCATGCAATATCTCAATTATTGCAACAAGGAGTAATCAAGCGATCGCCACTGCGCGGACAAATAGCCGCAGTTTCTGTCGGTTTATTGCAGGGAGAGCCTTTTTTGGATCTCAACTATATCGAAGACGTAACTGCATCAGTCGATTTCAATGTGGTGATGAATCAACACCTAGAAATCATCGAAGTCCAGGGAACAGCGGAATCCGGCAGCTTTAGCCGTAGCCAATTAAATCAACTACTGGATTTCTCAGAAAAAGGCATTCAGCAATTATTAATCGCCCAACGGGAAGCTGTCCCCGGCTGGGAAACGCTATTTGTGGGGAATTAA
- a CDS encoding ATP-binding protein, translating into MKLSLQRKWIAGGFGLTLLLIGLITFASFKNTNEIEQSANRVQHTYQTLNTLSNFFAAMTVVESTRRGSIFLGSKQDLNRYPSEVTNMQSELMLLKKQIRPSSSQQRRFERLNSLVNQRLALLKQSMELYQKDKTALQVQTNITERSVKLREEIITVMAEIRSEEQRYLLSSLEESEKSIHLRILMEITGIILSIIVISSLCIVLDSQWVKRQQIESLKFSLAKEKEIGELKLQLFSMISHEFRTPLSVILLSSQLLREILEELVDEKRLKNLYRIQSSAKLMNHLLTDILTLTRAEAGKLDYKPQLINVENFCLNLVEDLQLFGTTPHLIEFMNNGQCFRASLDEKLLYSILSNLLLNAIKYSSAGNNKIYLILNSEPEALVFQVIDKGLGIPPAEQQKIYEPFYRCQNIENIVGTGLGLAVVKKSVERHQGEIFVESELGCGTTFTVKIPHQNLAVV; encoded by the coding sequence ATGAAATTGTCGCTCCAAAGAAAATGGATTGCGGGAGGTTTTGGGTTAACTCTCTTGCTCATTGGATTAATCACCTTTGCTTCATTTAAGAACACAAATGAAATCGAACAGAGTGCTAATAGGGTGCAGCATACTTATCAAACCCTGAATACTTTGTCAAATTTCTTTGCGGCAATGACGGTTGTAGAATCGACGCGGCGAGGGTCTATCTTTTTGGGGAGTAAGCAAGATTTAAATCGTTATCCAAGTGAAGTGACAAATATGCAGTCTGAACTTATGCTGTTAAAGAAGCAGATACGTCCTAGCTCGAGTCAGCAACGGCGATTTGAACGGTTGAACTCATTGGTAAATCAAAGATTAGCTCTTCTCAAGCAATCAATGGAACTTTATCAAAAAGATAAAACAGCATTACAGGTGCAAACTAATATTACTGAACGCAGTGTTAAGCTGCGAGAAGAAATTATCACCGTAATGGCTGAGATTAGATCTGAAGAACAACGTTACCTACTAAGCTCGTTAGAGGAATCTGAGAAGAGTATTCACTTAAGAATCTTGATGGAAATAACGGGGATTATTTTAAGTATTATAGTAATTTCTAGTTTATGTATTGTACTTGATAGTCAATGGGTGAAACGTCAGCAAATTGAGTCTTTAAAATTTTCTCTAGCTAAAGAAAAAGAAATTGGTGAATTAAAACTCCAGTTGTTTTCGATGATTTCTCATGAATTTCGTACACCTTTGAGTGTAATTTTACTTTCATCTCAATTATTACGGGAGATTCTTGAAGAATTGGTGGACGAAAAGCGATTAAAAAATCTCTACCGCATTCAATCTTCAGCAAAGTTAATGAATCATCTGCTAACAGATATATTGACTTTAACTAGAGCTGAGGCAGGTAAGCTAGATTACAAACCTCAATTGATCAATGTTGAAAATTTTTGTTTAAATTTGGTGGAAGATTTGCAGCTATTTGGCACCACACCACATCTGATAGAATTTATGAATAATGGTCAGTGTTTTCGGGCCAGTTTAGATGAAAAGCTGCTTTACTCCATCCTCAGTAATTTGCTTTTAAATGCAATCAAATATTCATCTGCTGGAAATAATAAAATTTACTTGATTTTAAATTCTGAGCCAGAAGCTTTAGTTTTTCAGGTGATAGATAAAGGCCTAGGTATTCCACCAGCAGAACAGCAAAAAATTTATGAGCCTTTTTATCGATGTCAAAATATTGAGAATATCGTTGGTACTGGGCTGGGTTTAGCCGTTGTTAAGAAAAGTGTGGAACGCCACCAAGGAGAAATTTTTGTGGAAAGTGAATTGGGTTGTGGAACAACGTTTACTGTGAAGATTCCTCACCAAAATTTAGCGGTGGTTTAA